NNNNNNNNNNNNNNNNNNNNNNNNNNNNNNNNNNNNNNNNNNNNNNNNNNNNNNNNNNNNNNNNNNNNNNNNNNNNNNNNNNNNNNNNNNNNNNNNNNNNNNNNNNNNNNNNNNNNNNNNNNNNNNNNNNNNNNNNNNNNNNNNNNNNNNNNNNNNNNNNNNNNNNNNNNNNNNNNNNNNNNNNNNNNNNNNNNNNNNNNNNNNNNNNNNNNNNNNNNNNNNNNNNNNNNNNNNNNNNNNNNNNNNNNNNNNNNNNNNNNNNNNNNNNNNNNNNNNNNNNNNNNNNNNNNNNNNNNNNNNNNNNNNNNNNNNNNNNNNNNNNNNNNNNNNNNNNNNNNNNNNNNNNNNNNNNNNNNNNNNNNNNNNNNNNNNNNNNNNNNNNNNNNNNNNNNNNNNNNNNNNNNNNNNNNNNNNNNNNNNNNNNNNNNNNNNNNNNNNNNNNNNNNNNNNNNNNNNNNNNNNNNNNNNNNNNNNNNNNNNNNNNNNNNNNNNNNNNNNNNNNNNNNNNNNNNNNNNNNNNNNNNNNNNTCTCAAGTCCACGTAAGAGAAAGCCGGGGAAACCCTGACAATGTTTCATCTGCCCAAATACAGGTTCAATTATTCGCTTGCGAAATCCATAAATATATCGACTGACTGGGTTTTGGAGGTTCCTGTCCATGGCCTTGTATCTGTCGGAACGGTGCCTGATATTTTTGGAGCCGGATTCGGCCTTTCTCATCTCTTGCTCTTTCCGGGTTGAAACAAGAGCGTTTATTTCATCCTTGGATTCCAGGTATTCAAGATTATCGTCACTGCAATACCCTGCGTCAGCAAGGACTGTCTTTGCGTAAACATCTATTTCTGAAAGATTCTGCTGTGCCTGCTCCAGCATAGGTTTAAGCTGATGAATGTCATTGGCCTCATTCACCACGTCACAGGCAATAACTATCTGGTCTTCTGTAGCTACGGCCTGAGCATTATAACCTTGAATATAACCTTTGGACGTCTTCTGAATACGACTCTCAGAATCGGTCATATTGACCTTGGTTTCAGGCTTCACTGTGTCGTCAGGCTTTTGAGATTTTCTGCCGTGTTTCTTATGAGACTCCTTGCTCTTTTTGGCTTCAGCCTTTTTTCTGGCTTCCAGGTATTTTTTAGCCTCTTTGATCTTTGCAAGCCTTTTTTCTGCAGTACTCAAATCCTCAGGAAGTTCATCACCACGTTTGCTGCCATACAGCCTGTCTTCCTCCTGATCTGTCTTCTCTGCCTGCTCAAGGAGTGCTTCCAATTTCTCCTTGAGTCGCTTCTCTTGCTTGGAAAGCTGCTCATAAGTTTTGTTGCGGCTCAGGCTTGCATTGGCTTTAACCTTGGTGCCATCAAGGGCTATAATGCCAGCCTTTACCAAACCAGAAGCCTTACAGAGAAGTAGTATCTGGGGAAAAAGATCCTGCAGAGCCCTGAGATGTCTTTTGCGAAATTCTGATATGGTTCTAAAATCTGGAAAATTACCGGCAGCAAGCCATCTGAATGCCACATCATCTACCAGGGCTTTGGCAATCTTCCTGCTGGATGGAATACCCATACAGTAGGCGTATAAAAGTATCTTTACCATCATTGCCGGATGATAGGCTGCGCTTCCCTGGCCATTGGCTCTGTAAGCTGTGATTAATGCTGACAGATCCATTTGATCAACTGTCTCAGATATAAATCGGGCAAGATGGTCCTGGGGGAGCCAGTCGTCCAGAGATGGGGGTAGCAGATATGGTTGCTCCGGATTATAGCTTCTGAAATTGTAGTTCATGAGGCCCTCAAAAAGCAATTATCATGTTGAAATTATATAATATTTTACCGAATTCGGCCTCATTTTGCAACTAATATTTGCGGGACAGACTCTTAAGTGAAAAGAAATATCCCCTGCCAGTGAACGGTCTGCACAGTGGACCAAGGGTTCATAAGAATATTTACTTGAAAAGCCATGAAAAGGGTAGAACGCTTTCAGTACAGAACGCTATTGAGTCTTTTTTGTAAATCCGGCCTTGGCAAAAGAAAATATTTTGCTAATATCGACTTGGAAAACCCCTAAGGGGAGAGCAATATCAAATCAGGTCATAATCAGCGCGTATTAAAATTAAAGATAAACAATGAAATTCCAGTGGATTAGCAAAGCAATCCTCCTTTCTTTACTGTGTCTCATTTTTGGCTGTTCCGCAGCCAGGGTCCCAAACGTGAACCATAATGAATTTCCTGCCAATTGTACTTCCGAAAAAGAAACTCGTGTTCAGGACGGTAAAGAACTTCCGGCCTGCACCCCTCCATCAAAACTGAAAGATGCCGGGAGTGCAGAAGGACATACATCCGGACCCCTGGAGAACCCCAGGGACTATAGGCCTGTAAAAAAAGAACCGGATGGAAAGCAGGATCTTTTAGACACTGCCCTGGACTACTGTGAGGCATCCCAGGAATTCTGGGTTGAAGGTTATCTCAATAAAGCCATCGATGCCCTGGATCAGGCCTATGGGCTTATCCTGAAGGTAGATCCGGAAAACGATCCGGAATTTATCCAGCAAAAGGAAGACCTGAGATTTATGATTTCCAAGCGAATTTTGGAAATTCATTCATCGCGGTATACCGCGGTAAACGGGAATCACAAGGCCATCCCGCTGATCATGAACAGCCATGTAAAACAGGAGATCAGGAACTTTCAGGGACGTGAAAGAAAGTTCTTTATAGAGTCTTATAAACGTGCCGGGAAGTACAGGGACGAAATCGTTAAGGCCTTGAAAGAAGCTGGACTGCCGGAAGACCTCTCATGGCTGCCCCTCATCGAAAGCGGATTCAAGGTAAAGGCATTATCTCGCGCCCGCGCCCTCGGACTGTGGCAATTTATTCCTTCCACTGGCTATAAGTTTGGCCTGAACAGGGACACCTGGATCGACGAAAGATTGGATCCCGCAAAATCCACTGCCGCGGCCATTTCATATTTACAGGAATTACATCAGATATTTGGGGACTGGACTACTGTTCTCGCAGCATATAACTGCGGTGAAGGGACAGTACTCCAGAAAATTCGCAGGCAGAAAATCAATTATCTTGATAACTTCTGGGATCTGTATGAGAAACTTCCAAGAGAAACTGCCCGCTATGTCCCCAGATTCCTGGCCACGCTCTATATTATAAAAGATCCGGAAAAGTATGGGATAGCTCTGGGAGAACCGGACAGACCGGTACCATATGAAGTCGTAACGGTTGACAAGCAAGTCCATTTAAAGGCGGTGGCCGACAAGCTGGACATATCTGCTAAAGAACTCATCGAGTTAAATCCGGAGCTTCGCTATAGTGTCACTCCGGATACCGCCTATGCCATCAAAGTCCCTCGAGGGAAAGGCGAAATCCTTCTTGCCAGAATCGCGGATATTCCGGAGTGGTCCCCACCCCAAAAGGCCTATGTGTATCACAAGGTCAGAAAAGGTGAAACACTCTCACTTATAAGCCTCAAGTATCATACAAGTGTCCGGAATATTATATGGGCAAATAATATCCATAAAAAACATTTCATAAAAACCGGACAGATACTAAAGATACCTGTTGTCAGCAGGAGGACTCAGAAAGTACCAGCCAAACATGCTGCAAGTCTTCATGACGGGAAATACATAGTGAGAAAGGGAGACTCGCTTTGGCTTATCGCCAGGAATTTTAACACAACAACAAAAGAACTTTGCAGGCTCAACAATTTGTCATCAACTCGTCTCCATGTCGGTCAACAGTTAAAAATTACAAATGTTAAACCACTAACCAAATCTGAGAAGAAGACAACATATCTCGTTAAACCTGGAGATAACCCCTCAGAAATCGCCAAGAAGCACCATATGTCTCTTTCCAAATTGCTCAGCATCAATGATCTGGATATTGGATCTACAATATATCCTGGACAGCTACTCGTAATCAGCAACTAGTTACAGGTAACCATACAAACCATCCATCGCATAAAGATAATAGTAAATATTCAGTGAATCAGTTACATCCTGCCTTGAAGCGGTTACCTTTTTCCGGATTTCAAAGCTCACTCATCGCAGACCGGAGAGGCGGTGCAATCCGGCCCGCGGCCCAAAACCCTGGGACGAAATTTGTCTTTATTTCTTTTCAATCTGGTGTAAAAGACTTTTTTAAGAGAGATGCATGGCTTTCTTTAATGAAGTAGTTAAAAATATGGTACAAAAGTGGGGTTGGTATTTTGGGGTCCATTTGAAATCGATCTTTCATCAAAGCGAAACGATTTCATGAGTAGTCACCAAAGTAACACCTGACAAGAAGTATAAGCATAAAATAAAAGGAGAATGTTGTAATGATGGAAGGTCGGGTAAAATGGTTCAATGACAAAAAGGGGTACGGTTTTATTGAAACGGATAACGAAGGTGATGTCTTTGTACATTATAGCGCTATCCAAGGAGAAGGATTTCGCTCCCTGCAGGAGGGAGACAAGGTAACTTTTGATATAGAGCAAAGTCCCAGGGGACCTCAGGCAGCAAACGTTAAGCGGACTGCCGGGTAAGTAAGATCCTGAAAAAGGGTAAATATTCGGTGAACTCATAGTCCACTGCGGAAGTTGCCATCCGTGCCCTGCCGCAGAAGCGGTTTGCCTTTTGCAGGGTTTTGGGTAGCGGGCCGGATTGCACCGCCTCTCCGGTCCGCGATGAGTGAGCTTTGAAACCCGGAAAAAGGTAACCGCTCCAAGGCAGGATATAACGGGTTCACCGGATATTTACGAAAAAGGGCGCTCTGAATAGATTCTTCAGAGCGCCATCTCCCCAAAATGTAGCAATCAGGCAAGTTGCCTCTCCAAGACAAAAGATAGCCCCTTTGGAGAGTGGGTCAGGGTACCTCCAAATGTACTTTTCATAGCATAAAGCACAGAAAAGGTCCCTTTGAATATCTCTGTTATCTCTGCCTCGGTAAAACGATAAGGCCCCCTGTCTCCAGGCTCGTCACGGCTGAATACCTTCAGAAAAAGCCTGCCGCCGGGACGAATAACTCCTGCAATATGAAGGACATACTGTTCACGCCCTTCAGGGGCAATACCATGAAAACACCCACGGTCAAAGGCATAATCAAAGCTCCCGAGATGGAGCAAGGGCTGGCAGACGTCAGCTATTTTATATGTAAGATGCGGGTTCAAGTCGCCAAAACGAAGGCGG
Above is a genomic segment from Deltaproteobacteria bacterium containing:
- a CDS encoding cold-shock protein; protein product: MMEGRVKWFNDKKGYGFIETDNEGDVFVHYSAIQGEGFRSLQEGDKVTFDIEQSPRGPQAANVKRTAG